From Acidovorax sp. FHTAMBA, one genomic window encodes:
- a CDS encoding methyl-accepting chemotaxis protein → MNNFKIGTRLGLAFGLVLLITAAIATLGVWRLAVLKDASVQIANVEMERNALAQDWKAAIDLNWVRASASLKATDEAYVQSLSADMTATSQRASEAQKKLEALVDDPRGKELLERVAATRSAYVGARAKLLERKKAGEDVFALVDSELKPLASAYLQSLADVADNTRKQLKEFETTNIASAEVSQWTLALGAVASVLLGALFALWTARSIVVPVQRAVQTADEISHGNLSQNIQTEGRDEMAQLLRSLGAMQHNLARIVGHVRSGSESVATASQEIAQGNHDLSARTEQQASALEETAASMEELNSTVRQNADNARQANQLAQSASTVAVRGGEVVGQVVGTMKGIHDSSNKIADIIGVIDSIAFQTNILALNAAVEAARAGEQGRGFAVVASEVRSLAGRSADAAKEIKTLISDSVERVSAGTTLVDQAGATMAEVVSAIRRVTDLMGEISAASSEQSQGVAQVGEAVTQMDQVTQQNAALVEEMAAAASSLNNQAQDLVSTVAFFKLSAEQGTAAGADARPAGHLPSSRGASAAGRLPLVAPQKALS, encoded by the coding sequence ATGAACAATTTCAAGATCGGTACCCGGCTCGGGCTGGCGTTTGGTCTCGTGCTGCTGATTACCGCCGCCATTGCCACGCTGGGGGTCTGGCGACTTGCCGTGCTCAAGGACGCCAGCGTCCAGATCGCCAACGTCGAGATGGAGCGCAATGCGCTGGCGCAGGATTGGAAGGCGGCGATCGATCTGAACTGGGTGCGGGCTTCGGCATCGCTCAAGGCCACGGACGAGGCGTATGTTCAATCGCTTTCGGCAGACATGACGGCCACATCCCAGCGCGCCAGCGAGGCGCAAAAGAAGCTCGAGGCGCTGGTGGACGACCCGCGCGGCAAAGAGCTGCTTGAACGCGTGGCCGCTACGCGGTCGGCCTATGTGGGCGCGCGGGCCAAGCTGCTCGAACGCAAAAAGGCGGGAGAAGACGTCTTTGCGCTGGTCGACAGCGAGCTGAAACCGCTGGCGAGCGCCTACCTGCAATCGCTGGCCGATGTGGCCGACAACACGCGCAAGCAGCTCAAGGAGTTCGAGACCACCAACATCGCGTCTGCAGAGGTGAGCCAGTGGACCCTGGCGCTGGGTGCGGTGGCATCGGTGCTGCTGGGTGCGTTGTTCGCGTTGTGGACGGCGCGCTCCATCGTGGTGCCTGTGCAGCGCGCAGTGCAGACGGCCGACGAAATCAGCCATGGCAACCTGTCGCAGAACATTCAGACCGAAGGACGTGACGAGATGGCGCAACTGCTGCGTTCGCTGGGCGCGATGCAGCACAACCTTGCGCGCATCGTCGGGCATGTGCGTTCGGGCTCAGAAAGCGTGGCGACGGCGTCGCAGGAAATTGCCCAGGGCAACCACGACCTGAGCGCCCGCACGGAGCAGCAGGCCAGCGCGCTGGAGGAAACGGCCGCGTCGATGGAGGAGCTCAACTCCACCGTGCGCCAGAACGCCGACAACGCGCGCCAGGCCAATCAGCTGGCCCAGAGCGCCTCCACCGTGGCCGTGCGCGGCGGCGAAGTGGTGGGCCAGGTGGTGGGCACCATGAAAGGCATCCACGACAGCAGCAACAAGATCGCCGACATCATCGGCGTGATCGATAGCATTGCGTTTCAGACCAATATCCTCGCGCTCAACGCAGCGGTAGAAGCGGCGCGTGCCGGCGAGCAGGGGCGTGGCTTTGCGGTGGTGGCGTCGGAGGTGCGCAGTCTGGCAGGCCGCTCGGCCGATGCCGCCAAGGAGATCAAGACACTGATCAGCGACAGCGTGGAACGCGTGAGCGCGGGCACCACGCTGGTCGATCAGGCGGGGGCGACGATGGCAGAAGTGGTGAGCGCCATCCGGCGGGTGACCGATCTGATGGGGGAGATCAGTGCCGCCAGCTCGGAGCAGAGCCAGGGCGTCGCCCAAGTGGGCGAGGCCGTGACGCAGATGGACCAGGTCACCCAGCAAAATGCCGCGCTGGTGGAGGAAATGGCCGCTGCGGCCAGCAGCCTGAACAACCAGGCGCAGGACCTGGTGAGCACGGTGGCGTTCTTCAAACTTTCTGCGGAACAGGGCACCGCGGCAGGCGCCGATGCGCGACCCGCCGGCCATCTGCCGTCAAGCCGCGGGGCGTCGGCTGCAGGCCGTTTGCCCTTGGTCGCACCACAAAAGGCGCTGTCCTGA
- a CDS encoding GNAT family N-acetyltransferase, whose amino-acid sequence MAEAAIIARVLASPLDVDAAAWNTLLAQQSHPTPFMRHEYLAALETSDSATPRTGWAPRFMTLWDGDTLIAACPMYLKSHSYGEYVFDWAWASAYEQHGVPYYPKAVIAVPFTPVPGTRLMARDEATRALLVQAVCQWCEDENVSSVHILFASDDDVLTSAQQDLMLRHTVQFHWKNAQYTDFDHFLASLAQDKRKKIRQERRRVAEAGVTFRWSRGANISAADWDFFYRCYERTYLEHGNPPYLTRDFFARMAAHMPEAWLLFVAEREGKPIATSLIAISALPESASGQKDHNFVAYGRYWGALERVDCLHFEACYYQPLQWCIDHGVQRFEGGAQGEHKMARALLPVQATSAHWMAHPAFSDAVERFLAREGLGVEGYLSDLQARSPFRTGA is encoded by the coding sequence ATGGCTGAAGCTGCCATTATCGCCCGCGTACTTGCGTCGCCGCTGGATGTGGACGCCGCCGCCTGGAACACCTTGCTGGCCCAGCAAAGCCACCCCACACCCTTCATGCGCCACGAGTACCTGGCCGCCCTGGAAACAAGCGACAGCGCCACCCCGCGCACCGGCTGGGCACCGCGCTTCATGACCTTGTGGGATGGTGACACGTTGATCGCCGCCTGCCCCATGTACCTCAAAAGCCACTCCTACGGCGAGTACGTCTTCGACTGGGCCTGGGCCAGCGCCTACGAGCAGCACGGCGTGCCCTACTACCCCAAGGCCGTCATCGCCGTGCCCTTCACCCCCGTGCCGGGCACCCGGCTCATGGCCCGCGATGAAGCAACGCGCGCCCTGCTGGTGCAGGCGGTGTGCCAGTGGTGCGAGGATGAAAACGTGTCGTCCGTGCACATCCTGTTTGCCAGCGACGACGACGTGCTGACCAGTGCACAGCAAGACCTGATGCTGCGGCATACCGTGCAATTTCATTGGAAGAATGCCCAATACACAGACTTCGACCACTTCCTCGCCAGCCTCGCCCAGGACAAGCGCAAGAAGATCCGCCAGGAGCGCCGCCGCGTGGCAGAAGCCGGGGTCACATTCCGCTGGTCGCGCGGGGCCAACATCAGCGCGGCCGACTGGGACTTTTTCTACCGCTGCTACGAACGCACCTACCTCGAACACGGCAACCCGCCCTACCTCACCCGCGACTTCTTCGCCCGCATGGCGGCGCACATGCCCGAGGCCTGGCTGCTGTTTGTGGCAGAGCGTGAGGGCAAACCGATTGCTACCAGTTTAATAGCTATCAGCGCTTTACCAGAAAGCGCCAGCGGCCAAAAAGACCACAATTTCGTCGCCTACGGCCGCTACTGGGGCGCGCTGGAGCGCGTGGACTGCCTGCACTTTGAGGCCTGCTACTACCAGCCCCTGCAGTGGTGCATCGACCACGGTGTACAGCGGTTTGAAGGCGGCGCCCAGGGCGAACACAAGATGGCCCGCGCACTGCTGCCCGTGCAGGCCACCAGCGCGCACTGGATGGCCCACCCGGCCTTTTCAGACGCCGTGGAGCGGTTTCTGGCGCGCGAAGGCCTCGGGGTGGAGGGCTATCTGAGTGACCTGCAGGCCCGCAGCCCGTTCAGGACGGGCGCCTGA
- a CDS encoding NAD+ synthase, which translates to MTLSICTAQLNFVVGDMPGNAQKIIAAAREAYAQGAKLLLTPELAICGYAAEDLFLRPAFMAACDDAVKTVARETAGLKGLAIVLGHPQAVAPNAPAFSACFNAASVLRDGQIEQTYAKRELPNYQVFDERRYFVAGDQACVFEVEGLRVGVLVCEDAWFAAPARDAAAAGAQLLAVINASPFHLGKSAEREQTMRERVAETGLPLVYAHLVGGQDEVVFEGRSFALNADGSVACRGPGFEEKLVFSQAHQAQDAIKIEADVAPEKCLEADLWDALVLGVRDYVGKNGFPGALLGLSGGIDSALVLAVAVDALGADKVRTVMMPSPYTADISWIDARDMATRLGVRYDEISIKPQFEAFKAALASDFAGLAEDTTEENLQARIRGTLLMALSNKFGAIVLTTGNKSEMATGYCTLYGDMAGGFAVIKDVAKTRVFDLARWRNANDPYGTGASPIPERIITRPPSAELRPDQKDQDSLPPYEVLDAIVARYMENDEPIESIIASGFERADVERVTRLIKLNEYKRRQAPVGIRVTRRSFGKDWRYPITSKFRA; encoded by the coding sequence ATGACGCTCTCCATTTGCACTGCGCAGCTCAACTTTGTGGTGGGCGACATGCCCGGCAACGCCCAAAAGATCATTGCGGCGGCCCGCGAGGCCTACGCCCAGGGGGCCAAATTGCTGCTGACGCCGGAACTGGCGATTTGCGGCTACGCGGCCGAAGACCTGTTCCTGCGCCCCGCCTTCATGGCGGCCTGCGATGATGCCGTGAAAACCGTGGCCCGCGAGACGGCAGGGTTGAAAGGCCTGGCCATTGTGCTGGGCCACCCGCAGGCCGTGGCGCCCAATGCTCCGGCGTTCAGCGCCTGCTTCAATGCCGCCAGCGTGCTGCGCGATGGGCAGATCGAGCAGACCTATGCCAAGCGCGAGCTGCCCAACTACCAGGTGTTTGACGAGCGCCGCTACTTTGTGGCGGGGGACCAGGCTTGCGTGTTCGAGGTGGAAGGCCTGCGCGTGGGTGTGCTGGTGTGCGAAGACGCCTGGTTTGCTGCCCCCGCACGCGATGCCGCTGCGGCCGGTGCGCAACTGCTGGCGGTGATCAACGCATCGCCGTTCCACCTGGGCAAGAGTGCCGAGCGCGAGCAGACCATGCGCGAGCGCGTGGCCGAAACCGGCCTGCCCCTGGTGTACGCGCACCTCGTCGGTGGGCAGGATGAGGTGGTGTTTGAAGGCCGCTCGTTTGCGCTTAACGCCGATGGATCGGTGGCCTGCCGGGGGCCGGGTTTTGAAGAAAAACTGGTGTTTTCGCAGGCCCATCAAGCGCAAGATGCTATCAAAATTGAAGCAGATGTAGCCCCCGAAAAATGCCTGGAGGCCGACCTGTGGGACGCCCTGGTGCTGGGCGTGCGCGACTACGTGGGCAAGAACGGCTTCCCCGGCGCGCTGCTGGGTTTGTCCGGCGGCATCGACTCGGCCCTGGTGCTGGCGGTTGCCGTGGATGCGCTGGGCGCAGACAAGGTGCGCACTGTGATGATGCCCTCGCCCTACACGGCCGACATCAGCTGGATCGACGCACGCGACATGGCCACGCGCCTGGGCGTGCGCTACGACGAGATCTCCATCAAGCCGCAGTTCGAGGCCTTCAAGGCCGCACTGGCCAGCGATTTTGCTGGGCTGGCCGAAGACACGACCGAAGAAAACCTGCAGGCGCGCATTCGGGGCACGCTGCTCATGGCGCTGTCCAACAAGTTCGGTGCCATCGTGCTCACCACGGGCAACAAGAGCGAGATGGCCACCGGCTACTGCACGCTGTATGGCGATATGGCAGGGGGCTTTGCGGTGATCAAGGATGTGGCCAAGACGCGGGTGTTTGACCTGGCCCGCTGGCGTAATGCGAACGACCCTTACGGCACGGGCGCGAGCCCCATCCCCGAGCGCATCATCACTCGCCCGCCCAGCGCCGAGCTGCGGCCCGACCAGAAAGACCAGGACAGCCTGCCGCCCTACGAGGTGCTGGACGCGATCGTGGCCCGCTACATGGAAAACGACGAGCCCATCGAGTCCATCATCGCCAGCGGCTTTGAACGTGCCGATGTGGAGCGTGTCACGCGCCTCATCAAGCTCAACGAGTACAAGCGCCGCCAGGCGCCCGTGGGGATAAGGGTGACGCGCCGCAGCTTCGGCAAGGACTGGCGTTACCCTATCACCAGCAAATTCAGGGCCTGA
- a CDS encoding TIGR00730 family Rossman fold protein → MAEPAFSVCVYCGSRPGENPAYGEAAKAVGRWIGEHGGQLVYGGGRSGLMGTVAEATRLAGGRVVGVIPQALVDKELANRQCDELHIVQTMHERKALMAERSDAFLALPGGIGTFEELFEVWTWRQLGYHDKPLGLLNVAGYYDGLMGFLNHSVASGFMGEWQMGLLHTDADAEALLRTLVQNAGPDQAPVPLRSVI, encoded by the coding sequence ATGGCTGAACCCGCATTTTCGGTGTGTGTGTACTGCGGCTCGCGCCCCGGGGAGAACCCGGCCTATGGCGAGGCGGCCAAGGCCGTAGGCCGGTGGATTGGCGAGCACGGCGGGCAGCTGGTCTACGGAGGCGGCCGCAGCGGCCTGATGGGCACGGTGGCCGAAGCCACGCGGCTGGCGGGTGGCCGGGTGGTCGGAGTGATTCCCCAGGCCCTGGTCGACAAAGAGCTGGCCAACCGCCAATGTGACGAGCTGCACATCGTGCAAACCATGCACGAACGCAAGGCCCTGATGGCCGAACGCAGCGACGCCTTTCTCGCCCTGCCCGGTGGCATTGGCACGTTTGAAGAACTGTTCGAAGTGTGGACCTGGCGCCAGCTGGGCTACCACGACAAGCCTTTGGGCCTGCTCAACGTGGCGGGCTACTACGACGGGCTGATGGGTTTTCTGAACCACAGCGTGGCCAGCGGTTTCATGGGCGAATGGCAGATGGGCTTGCTGCACACCGATGCCGATGCCGAAGCCCTGCTGCGCACCCTGGTGCAAAACGCGGGGCCGGACCAAGCCCCTGTCCCGCTGCGCTCGGTGATCTAA
- a CDS encoding P-II family nitrogen regulator produces MKMITAVIKPFKLEEVREALAECGVTGLTVTEVKGFGRQKGHTELYRGAEYVVDFLPKVKVEVVVKTEDVDRCVDAIVNVARTGKIGDGKIFVTAVERVVRIRTGDLDDAAV; encoded by the coding sequence ATGAAAATGATCACCGCCGTCATCAAGCCGTTCAAGCTCGAAGAAGTCCGCGAAGCACTGGCCGAATGTGGTGTGACGGGTTTGACGGTGACCGAGGTGAAGGGTTTCGGCCGCCAGAAGGGCCACACCGAGCTGTACCGTGGCGCCGAGTACGTGGTGGACTTCCTGCCCAAGGTCAAGGTCGAGGTCGTGGTGAAGACCGAGGACGTGGACCGCTGCGTGGACGCCATCGTGAACGTGGCGCGCACGGGCAAGATCGGTGACGGCAAGATTTTTGTGACGGCCGTGGAGCGTGTGGTGCGTATCCGCACGGGTGATCTGGACGACGCAGCGGTGTAA
- a CDS encoding diacylglycerol kinase: MPAIRPEPPAPANPQKARTGLNRIWHAAGYSLEGLRAGWNEKAFRQEAIAAVVLLPVSLWLGQSWVETALLAGSVIIVMIVELLNTGIETAIDRIGPEWHDLSKRAKDMGSAAVLLALLLCMGIWGAAVFQRIFHG; the protein is encoded by the coding sequence ATGCCCGCCATCCGCCCAGAGCCCCCCGCGCCCGCCAACCCCCAGAAGGCCCGAACGGGCCTGAACCGCATCTGGCACGCGGCAGGCTATTCCCTGGAAGGCCTGCGCGCCGGGTGGAACGAAAAAGCATTCCGCCAGGAAGCCATTGCCGCCGTCGTGCTGCTGCCGGTATCCCTGTGGCTGGGGCAAAGCTGGGTGGAAACCGCGCTGCTGGCAGGCTCGGTGATCATTGTGATGATCGTGGAGCTGCTCAACACCGGCATCGAAACCGCCATCGACCGTATTGGCCCCGAATGGCACGACCTTTCAAAACGCGCCAAGGACATGGGCAGCGCTGCCGTGCTGCTGGCCCTGCTGCTGTGCATGGGCATCTGGGGCGCCGCTGTCTTTCAGAGGATTTTTCATGGCTGA
- a CDS encoding alpha/beta fold hydrolase, giving the protein MPLFRTRNTDPDHMPPPGLPLLALELRAPWEFGAVLPAWPVLQRAPLGDGHAVIVFPGLTAGDATTAPLRRYLDSRNYDTQGWGQGLNLGPREGVLENAKRQLQETAQASGGKVSLIGWSLGGVYARELAKEMPELVRCVVTLGTPFAGPHTSTNAWRIYQFASGRSIERETESYNLPEAPPVPTTSIYSRTDGVVAWRGSIQAPAPHNPNTENIEVVASHFGIGLNPSAWWAVADRLGQPQGPSMAWRPFQRPKAPGLHLVYPDPHR; this is encoded by the coding sequence ATGCCGCTTTTCAGGACCCGAAACACCGACCCCGACCACATGCCGCCGCCCGGCCTGCCGCTTTTGGCGCTGGAGCTGCGCGCGCCCTGGGAGTTTGGCGCGGTGCTGCCCGCGTGGCCGGTGCTGCAGCGCGCACCCCTGGGTGACGGCCACGCGGTGATCGTGTTTCCCGGCCTCACGGCAGGGGACGCCACCACCGCGCCGCTTCGCCGCTACCTGGATTCGCGCAATTACGACACCCAGGGCTGGGGCCAGGGCCTGAACCTGGGCCCCCGCGAGGGCGTGCTGGAAAACGCCAAGCGCCAGTTGCAGGAAACCGCCCAGGCCAGTGGCGGCAAGGTGAGCCTGATCGGCTGGAGCCTGGGCGGCGTTTACGCGCGGGAGCTCGCCAAGGAAATGCCCGAGCTGGTGCGCTGCGTGGTGACACTGGGCACGCCCTTTGCCGGGCCGCACACGTCCACCAATGCCTGGCGCATTTACCAGTTTGCCAGCGGCCGCAGCATCGAGCGCGAAACCGAGAGCTACAACCTGCCCGAGGCGCCGCCCGTGCCCACCACCAGCATCTACTCGCGCACCGATGGCGTGGTGGCCTGGCGCGGCAGCATTCAGGCCCCCGCACCGCACAACCCGAACACCGAAAACATCGAGGTGGTGGCAAGCCACTTTGGCATCGGCCTGAACCCCAGCGCCTGGTGGGCCGTGGCCGACCGCCTGGGCCAACCCCAGGGCCCCAGCATGGCGTGGCGGCCGTTTCAGCGGCCCAAGGCTCCGGGGCTGCACCTGGTCTATCCGGACCCGCACCGGTAA
- a CDS encoding chemotaxis protein CheW, which translates to MTAVSAHAPSASRSSAASGVEAAGEFLTFRLGSEEYGIDILRVQEIRSYERPTRLAQSPDYIKGVIDLRGRIVPILDLRLKLQCPDANYTDFTVVIILDIGGTVIGAVVDAVADVVTLTPDVIKPAPQFERHGNVDPSFVTGIASLGDRMLIVMDIEALLSSDEIGLVTKVANG; encoded by the coding sequence ATGACCGCTGTTTCCGCCCACGCACCCTCCGCCTCCCGCTCTTCTGCCGCGTCCGGGGTGGAAGCGGCCGGCGAGTTCCTGACCTTTCGCCTTGGCTCCGAGGAATATGGCATCGACATCCTGCGCGTGCAGGAAATCCGCTCGTACGAGCGACCTACGCGGCTGGCACAGTCGCCTGACTACATCAAGGGCGTGATTGACCTGCGCGGTCGCATCGTGCCCATCCTGGATCTGCGCCTGAAGCTGCAGTGCCCCGACGCCAACTACACCGACTTCACCGTGGTCATCATTCTGGACATTGGTGGCACCGTCATTGGCGCGGTGGTGGACGCGGTGGCCGATGTGGTCACCCTCACGCCGGACGTGATCAAGCCTGCCCCGCAGTTCGAACGCCACGGCAACGTGGACCCCAGTTTCGTCACCGGCATCGCCAGCCTGGGCGACCGGATGCTGATCGTGATGGACATCGAAGCGCTGCTGAGCAGCGACGAGATAGGGCTGGTGACAAAAGTTGCAAACGGGTAA